A single genomic interval of Pseudodesulfovibrio sp. S3 harbors:
- the mnmA gene encoding tRNA 2-thiouridine(34) synthase MnmA: MTIAVAVSGGMDSLLALALLKEQGHDLLAVHGHFLPPGPDWQRVADGLTRACAVLDVPFHALDLHEAFDARVIAPFAEDYRAGLTPNPCAMCNPRMKFGVLFEAARAFGADRLATGHYVRMEQRDQGCMLVRGADATKDQSYFLSLVPVESLRLAEFPLAEILKRDVLSILADHGLTPPLPSESQEICFVPDDDYQAFLTARCAMPGPGPAALATGEIVGEHNGLWRHTQGQRRGLGIPWKEALYVLDKDVAGNTLIVGTRDELAAQGCVAGQVNLMCPVETWPEVVMVQTRYRQQAKPGRVRLSNGKLRFDFLESHTRPTPGQVATVYDEAGTVLGGGVIEGAL; encoded by the coding sequence ATGACTATAGCCGTAGCCGTTTCAGGCGGTATGGACAGCCTGCTGGCCCTGGCCCTGCTCAAGGAACAGGGCCATGACCTGTTGGCCGTGCATGGTCATTTCCTGCCGCCGGGGCCGGATTGGCAACGGGTGGCGGACGGGTTGACCAGGGCCTGTGCCGTGCTCGACGTGCCGTTTCACGCCCTGGACCTGCATGAGGCGTTCGATGCCCGGGTGATCGCTCCCTTTGCGGAGGACTACCGGGCCGGACTGACGCCCAATCCGTGTGCCATGTGCAATCCGCGCATGAAGTTCGGGGTGCTGTTCGAGGCGGCCCGTGCCTTTGGCGCGGATCGATTGGCCACCGGCCATTACGTGCGCATGGAGCAAAGGGACCAGGGGTGCATGTTGGTGCGCGGCGCTGACGCCACCAAGGATCAGAGCTATTTCCTGTCGCTGGTGCCGGTGGAATCCCTGCGGCTGGCTGAATTCCCGCTGGCTGAAATCCTGAAGAGGGACGTCTTGTCCATTCTGGCCGACCACGGTCTGACGCCGCCCCTGCCGTCGGAAAGTCAGGAAATCTGTTTTGTGCCGGACGACGACTATCAGGCCTTTCTGACGGCCCGGTGCGCCATGCCCGGCCCTGGCCCGGCGGCGTTGGCAACCGGAGAAATCGTGGGTGAACACAACGGGTTGTGGCGGCATACCCAAGGGCAGCGGCGCGGCCTCGGCATTCCGTGGAAAGAGGCGCTCTATGTGCTGGACAAGGATGTGGCGGGCAACACCCTGATCGTGGGAACCAGGGATGAGCTGGCCGCTCAAGGCTGCGTGGCCGGGCAGGTCAACCTCATGTGTCCGGTGGAGACGTGGCCCGAGGTGGTCATGGTCCAGACCCGGTATCGCCAGCAGGCCAAGCCGGGCAGGGTCCGTTTGTCAAACGGCAAGTTGCGGTTCGATTTTCTGGAGTCTCATACCCGTCCCACCCCCGGACAGGTGGCGACGGTCTATGACGAGGCCGGAACCGTGCTCGGTGGCGGGGTTATCGAAGGGGCGCTGTAG
- the gatA gene encoding Asp-tRNA(Asn)/Glu-tRNA(Gln) amidotransferase subunit GatA, translating into MSELYTKTLTEIAALLRSGEVTAVQAVKSCLDRIDATEPRVRALITVMTEEAMKEAEAMDDAGPDASKPLWGVPIVLKDLLTTKGTRTTCGSKILDDFVPFYDATAVTKLKEAGAVIVGKANMDEFAMGSSTENSAFFMTANPWDLERVPGGSSGGSGATVAAGQCYAALGTDTGGSIRTPASFCGIVGLKPTYGRISRFGLIAYGSSLDQIGPMTRSVEDAARLLQVMAGHDPKDSTSVDVAVPDYLAGLGRENLNGVTIGLPEEYWGEGLDAEVEEACKSAVARMEALGAKTVPLSLKLTEYAIATYYIIAMAEASSNLSRFDGVRFGHRNRKADELIDMYTSSRTEGFGDEVQRRIIMGTYVLSSGYYDAYYNKAAKVRRLLREDFDKAFEQCDLIAGPVLPTTAFKKGAKVDPLQMYLIDIFTISCNLAGLPGMSLPVGLGRDSGMPVGLQLMGPAFCEADMLSVAECLERNLDPMPMPEL; encoded by the coding sequence ATGTCTGAACTCTATACCAAGACGCTGACCGAAATCGCCGCACTGCTCCGGTCCGGGGAAGTGACGGCCGTCCAGGCGGTCAAAAGCTGTCTGGATCGCATTGATGCCACCGAACCCAGGGTCAGGGCGCTGATCACGGTCATGACCGAAGAGGCCATGAAAGAGGCCGAGGCCATGGACGATGCCGGGCCGGACGCGAGCAAGCCCTTGTGGGGCGTTCCCATTGTTCTCAAGGATTTGCTGACCACCAAGGGAACCAGGACCACTTGCGGGTCCAAGATCCTCGATGATTTCGTTCCCTTTTATGACGCCACAGCCGTGACCAAGCTCAAGGAAGCCGGGGCCGTCATCGTCGGCAAGGCCAATATGGACGAGTTTGCCATGGGTTCCTCCACGGAAAACTCCGCTTTTTTCATGACCGCCAACCCCTGGGACCTGGAGCGCGTACCCGGCGGCTCGTCCGGCGGTTCCGGTGCGACCGTGGCGGCGGGCCAGTGTTATGCGGCCCTCGGCACCGACACCGGCGGCTCCATCCGTACTCCGGCGTCTTTCTGCGGCATCGTTGGGCTCAAACCCACCTATGGCCGCATCTCCCGGTTCGGACTCATTGCCTACGGTTCCTCCCTTGACCAGATCGGTCCCATGACCCGGAGCGTCGAGGACGCGGCCCGCCTGTTGCAGGTCATGGCCGGACACGATCCCAAGGATTCCACCTCCGTGGATGTGGCTGTGCCGGACTATCTGGCCGGGCTGGGGCGTGAAAACCTCAACGGCGTGACCATCGGCCTGCCCGAGGAATACTGGGGCGAAGGCCTGGATGCGGAAGTCGAGGAAGCGTGCAAGAGCGCCGTCGCCAGGATGGAAGCCCTGGGCGCCAAGACCGTTCCCTTGTCCCTCAAGCTCACCGAGTACGCCATCGCCACCTATTACATCATCGCCATGGCCGAGGCTTCCTCGAACCTGTCCCGGTTCGACGGCGTGCGCTTTGGTCACCGCAACAGGAAAGCCGACGAACTGATCGACATGTACACTTCGAGCCGGACCGAAGGGTTCGGCGACGAGGTGCAGCGTCGCATCATCATGGGCACCTATGTGCTCTCAAGCGGCTACTATGATGCCTACTACAACAAGGCCGCCAAGGTCCGTCGCCTGTTGCGCGAGGATTTCGACAAGGCGTTCGAGCAGTGCGACCTCATCGCGGGTCCGGTTCTGCCGACCACAGCCTTTAAAAAAGGCGCCAAGGTCGATCCGCTTCAGATGTATCTCATCGACATATTCACTATTTCCTGCAACCTGGCCGGACTTCCCGGCATGAGTCTGCCCGTTGGATTGGGCCGGGATTCCGGAATGCCGGTGGGTCTCCAGCTCATGGGCCCGGCCTTTTGCGAGGCGGACATGCTCTCCGTGGCCGAATGCCTTGAGCGCAACCTCGACCCCATGCCCATGCCGGAACTGTAG
- a CDS encoding C69 family dipeptidase, which translates to MKRFFTLAMTACLTAVLAVPALACTTMIVTPGASADGSMMVTHSDDDELGDQRIIYVPAKKQEGKRKVYSDLMRYPRIVTDDRGPAYNTPGYPPTPYLAEISYEEIWKLLGRRQETSFAYFDGNYGIMNEKNLMMGECTNGANYEPDPNSEAKNGQPQRIIYSSELSRIALENCVTAREAVKLMGAIVDKYGYFSTGETLLVGDENEAWVFEMCALPDAKYHSAWVAQRVPDGEYFVAANTFRIRDIVKDDPDNFQYSKNLIPGLKKLGWWDEKKQGTVDWLRAVSPGEYNHPYYSLRRVWRAMSRVNPDLGLSPWVKDTYARDYPFSIPPKNKLTVQGVFSLYRDHYEGTQFDLTKGVAAGPYGDPHRFVGPYDGNQNNVDTEKKFFGAWERAISVFYQGYTFVCQTRPNAPEMTKGAVWFGPDVSYTTVFTPFFSKMSQLPEAYQTGSPQKFDPASAWWNFNLLANWSRLNFQRMTSVDIRPAQQRLEAKALNGFLMMDKVMEGKSEAEQQKLIDEFSYKTAEMIMGTWRELTFTLLAKYSDGYINLPDKDAIAIGYPATWLDETQYRNGPTTYDMK; encoded by the coding sequence ATGAAACGATTTTTCACACTGGCCATGACTGCCTGCCTGACTGCGGTCCTGGCTGTTCCGGCCCTGGCCTGCACCACCATGATCGTCACGCCCGGCGCCAGCGCCGACGGCTCGATGATGGTCACCCACTCCGATGACGACGAACTCGGAGATCAACGCATCATTTACGTGCCTGCCAAAAAACAGGAAGGGAAGCGTAAAGTCTATTCCGACCTCATGCGCTACCCCCGCATCGTCACCGATGACCGCGGTCCGGCCTACAACACGCCCGGATATCCGCCGACACCGTACCTCGCTGAAATCTCTTATGAAGAGATCTGGAAACTTCTGGGCCGAAGGCAGGAAACCTCGTTTGCCTATTTCGACGGCAACTATGGCATCATGAACGAAAAGAACCTGATGATGGGCGAGTGCACCAACGGAGCCAACTACGAACCCGATCCCAATTCAGAGGCGAAAAACGGCCAGCCGCAACGGATCATCTACAGCTCCGAACTCTCCCGCATCGCCCTGGAGAACTGTGTCACCGCCCGTGAAGCGGTCAAGCTCATGGGAGCAATCGTGGACAAATACGGCTATTTCTCAACCGGCGAGACCCTGCTGGTGGGTGACGAGAACGAGGCATGGGTGTTCGAAATGTGTGCTCTGCCAGACGCCAAATACCATTCGGCCTGGGTTGCCCAGCGCGTGCCGGACGGCGAATACTTCGTGGCGGCCAACACCTTCCGCATCCGCGACATCGTCAAGGACGACCCCGACAACTTCCAGTACTCCAAGAACCTCATCCCCGGACTGAAGAAGCTCGGCTGGTGGGACGAAAAGAAACAGGGAACCGTGGACTGGCTCCGTGCCGTCAGTCCCGGCGAATACAACCACCCATACTATTCCCTGCGCCGCGTCTGGCGGGCCATGAGCCGGGTCAATCCCGACCTCGGCCTGTCCCCGTGGGTCAAGGACACCTATGCCCGCGACTACCCGTTCTCCATTCCGCCCAAGAACAAGCTGACCGTGCAAGGGGTCTTTTCGCTCTATCGCGACCACTATGAAGGCACGCAGTTCGACCTGACCAAGGGCGTGGCAGCCGGTCCCTACGGCGACCCCCACCGCTTTGTCGGCCCCTATGACGGCAACCAGAACAATGTGGATACGGAAAAAAAATTCTTCGGAGCATGGGAACGGGCCATCTCGGTCTTCTACCAAGGGTACACCTTTGTCTGCCAGACCAGGCCCAATGCACCGGAAATGACCAAGGGCGCGGTCTGGTTCGGTCCGGACGTGTCCTACACAACGGTCTTCACGCCCTTCTTCTCCAAGATGAGCCAACTGCCCGAAGCCTACCAGACCGGCAGTCCCCAGAAATTCGATCCCGCTTCGGCCTGGTGGAATTTCAACCTGCTGGCCAACTGGTCCCGCCTCAACTTCCAGCGCATGACCTCGGTGGACATCAGGCCCGCCCAGCAGAGGCTTGAGGCCAAGGCCCTGAACGGATTCCTGATGATGGACAAGGTCATGGAAGGCAAATCCGAGGCCGAACAGCAGAAGCTTATCGACGAGTTCAGCTACAAAACCGCCGAGATGATCATGGGTACCTGGCGCGAACTGACCTTCACCCTCCTGGCCAAATACTCGGACGGGTACATCAACCTGCCGGACAAGGATGCCATTGCCATCGGCTACCCGGCCACCTGGCTTGACGAAACACAATACCGCAACGGTCCCACGACCTACGACATGAAATAG